The following proteins are encoded in a genomic region of Sorangiineae bacterium MSr12523:
- a CDS encoding protein kinase gives MDDDIARLIREQRIADAAALASARGDATTASALFERACEWHLAATEALRTSDAGRAMRLSVLSRDDALIERALANLVASPQIAEHVAVSLEAHGDHAWAARIFESVGRSAEAARAWDRAGNAVRAAELLEAAHDVVGAARVLETAARRAPLHWPNHLALGGLLVRYGKAQAAARTLQGIPPDAAERLPALRLLVRALEQLGLEQAAAEARRELAAMGEVPAPEEPAAPLRPSRPPATRIYGRYEVVREIASTPSSRVLECIDTVRGERVAIKIYAGYSARGAGRDVLARFEREQRVLASIDHPNVVPLRDYFPDGPALVLDWMPGGTLEEMLARGPIAPARAVEIACALLGALEEAHRVGVLHRDIKPSNVLFDGAGTARLADFGAAHLGDLSATATAGVIGTLSYMSPEQRAGEPASLASDLYGVGAVLLEMLTGELGDIARLPSANHRDLDARHDTVVHALVALDPARRPSDARSARRALTALPWPSWFGAPAPRPSAPSEASRRRSNEMAEESARVRVGVAGQPDVDAWLERPILRVPLDPPTLARASAFARAEHPGLQIVYRVDRRAGEIWLDANDRPLDRWLTDEDRTRLASALDALHRAGIVHGNVHRSHVRLDPSGAVLLRFAPPAPDARGSHVATADHDREALLRLV, from the coding sequence ATGGATGACGACATCGCGAGGTTGATCCGAGAACAACGCATCGCCGACGCCGCCGCCCTGGCGAGTGCACGCGGAGATGCCACCACGGCGAGTGCCCTGTTCGAGCGCGCCTGTGAGTGGCACCTCGCCGCGACCGAGGCTCTGCGCACGTCGGATGCCGGACGGGCCATGCGGCTTTCGGTCCTGTCGCGCGACGATGCGCTCATCGAGCGGGCGCTCGCGAACTTGGTGGCTTCGCCGCAGATCGCAGAGCACGTGGCCGTGTCGCTGGAGGCCCACGGCGATCATGCGTGGGCCGCGCGCATCTTCGAGAGCGTGGGCCGATCCGCCGAGGCCGCGCGTGCATGGGATCGCGCCGGCAATGCGGTGCGCGCCGCCGAGCTGCTCGAGGCAGCACACGACGTGGTGGGCGCCGCGCGCGTGCTGGAGACGGCGGCGCGGCGGGCGCCGTTGCATTGGCCGAACCACCTTGCGCTGGGCGGGCTTCTCGTTCGATACGGCAAGGCCCAGGCCGCCGCGCGCACCCTGCAAGGCATCCCGCCCGACGCGGCCGAACGCCTGCCCGCGCTGCGCCTGCTCGTGCGCGCGCTCGAGCAGCTCGGACTCGAGCAGGCTGCCGCGGAGGCCAGACGCGAGCTCGCCGCGATGGGCGAAGTGCCCGCGCCCGAGGAGCCCGCGGCGCCGCTCCGTCCATCGCGCCCGCCCGCGACGCGGATCTACGGACGTTACGAAGTGGTGCGCGAGATCGCCTCGACGCCGAGCTCGCGCGTGCTCGAGTGCATCGACACGGTGCGAGGCGAGCGCGTGGCCATCAAGATTTACGCAGGCTACAGCGCACGCGGCGCAGGGCGCGACGTGCTCGCGCGCTTCGAGCGCGAGCAGCGCGTTCTGGCGTCGATCGATCATCCCAACGTGGTGCCGCTTCGCGACTACTTTCCCGATGGCCCCGCGCTGGTGCTCGACTGGATGCCCGGCGGCACCTTGGAGGAGATGCTCGCCCGCGGGCCCATTGCACCGGCCCGCGCCGTCGAAATCGCGTGCGCCCTTCTCGGCGCCCTCGAGGAAGCGCACCGCGTGGGCGTTTTGCACCGCGACATCAAGCCGTCGAACGTGCTCTTCGACGGCGCCGGAACCGCCCGCCTCGCCGACTTCGGCGCCGCACACTTGGGCGATCTCTCCGCCACGGCCACGGCGGGCGTCATCGGCACCCTTTCGTACATGAGCCCCGAGCAGCGCGCCGGCGAGCCCGCCTCCCTCGCGAGCGATCTGTACGGCGTCGGGGCGGTGCTCTTGGAAATGCTCACCGGTGAGCTCGGGGATATCGCCCGGCTGCCCAGCGCGAACCACCGCGATCTCGACGCGCGCCATGACACGGTGGTGCACGCACTCGTCGCGCTCGATCCCGCGCGCCGCCCGAGCGATGCACGCTCGGCACGACGTGCCCTGACTGCCCTGCCCTGGCCTAGCTGGTTCGGTGCCCCTGCGCCGCGACCGAGCGCGCCCTCCGAAGCATCGCGGCGCCGCTCGAACGAGATGGCGGAAGAATCCGCCCGCGTCCGAGTCGGTGTGGCGGGGCAGCCCGATGTGGACGCATGGCTCGAGAGGCCCATTCTTCGCGTGCCACTCGATCCGCCGACGCTCGCGCGCGCCTCCGCCTTCGCGCGCGCCGAGCATCCCGGGTTGCAAATCGTCTATCGCGTGGACCGCCGCGCCGGCGAAATTTGGCTCGATGCGAACGACCGCCCGCTCGATCGCTGGCTCACCGATGAGGATCGCACACGGCTCGCCAGCGCACTCGACGCGCTTCACCGTGCTGGCATCGTTCACGGCAACGTCCACCGCTCGCACGTTCGCCTGGATCCCTCCGGCGCCGTGCTCTTGCGGTTCGCACCGCCGGCGCCGGATGCACGAGGCTCACACGTCGCGACAGCCGACCACGATCGCGAAGCCTTGTTGCGGCTGGTCTAA
- a CDS encoding DUF882 domain-containing protein codes for MLVSTVALAAAPTVQKPKKTSAKAAQQSARMRSWHTPTPNKAPPVDEEGRPKLALYSLNTNDRVEMAARSDHGGFSARDLDRAAHVLRDSRNGCEHPMDPRLLDLAYRIQTYFHAQELRIVSAYRAPRRHRKSNHGLGRALDMIVPGASDEEVAKFARELGFVGIGVYPASGFVHVDVRSRSYFWVDRSGPGRRNRERGILGDLAARSDSQAVTRGERPSPPFAPFGDVDAWLRTRPSQAAPATPDEDDDEETMENGNGSPDGAEF; via the coding sequence ATGCTTGTGTCGACGGTGGCCTTGGCCGCTGCGCCCACCGTGCAGAAACCCAAGAAGACGAGTGCCAAGGCCGCGCAACAGAGCGCGCGCATGCGCAGCTGGCATACGCCCACGCCGAACAAGGCGCCCCCGGTCGATGAGGAAGGGCGCCCGAAACTCGCGCTCTATTCGCTGAACACGAACGACCGCGTCGAAATGGCCGCACGCAGCGACCACGGCGGGTTCTCGGCGCGCGATCTGGATCGCGCGGCCCACGTGCTTCGCGATTCGCGAAACGGGTGCGAGCATCCGATGGATCCGCGGCTGCTCGACCTCGCTTACCGCATTCAAACCTACTTCCACGCGCAGGAGCTGCGCATCGTGTCGGCGTACCGCGCGCCGCGGCGGCATCGCAAATCGAACCACGGCTTGGGGCGGGCGCTGGACATGATCGTGCCGGGCGCCAGCGACGAAGAGGTGGCGAAGTTCGCGCGCGAGCTCGGCTTCGTCGGCATCGGCGTCTACCCTGCGAGCGGGTTCGTGCACGTCGACGTGCGCTCGCGCAGCTATTTCTGGGTCGATCGCAGCGGCCCTGGCCGGCGAAACCGCGAACGCGGCATCCTCGGCGATCTCGCGGCCCGCAGCGATTCGCAGGCCGTCACGCGCGGCGAGCGCCCTTCCCCGCCCTTCGCGCCGTTCGGCGACGTCGATGCATGGCTTCGCACGCGCCCCTCGCAGGCGGCGCCGGCGACGCCCGACGAGGACGACGACGAAGAGACGATGGAGAACGGCAACGGCTCGCCCGACGGCGCGGAGTTCTGA